A single window of Methanoregula sp. DNA harbors:
- a CDS encoding flavodoxin family protein, whose translation MKVVAFVGSARKDGNTAILVNAVFKELKKEGIKTELVQLAGKKIPGCIACGKCFENKDKRCAVKGDIVNECIEKMLDADGIILASPTYFADVSAGMKALIERAGFVSRANGDMLRRKVGASVVAVRRGGAIHAFDTMNHFFFIAQMVVPGSSYWNVGIGLAPGDVKGDDEGIATMKTLGANMAWVLKKLNA comes from the coding sequence ATGAAAGTTGTCGCATTCGTCGGGAGTGCACGCAAGGATGGCAACACTGCCATCCTTGTCAATGCAGTGTTCAAGGAACTCAAGAAAGAGGGCATAAAGACAGAACTCGTCCAGCTGGCCGGAAAAAAGATCCCGGGCTGCATCGCGTGCGGGAAATGTTTTGAGAACAAGGACAAGCGGTGCGCCGTGAAAGGCGATATCGTCAACGAGTGCATCGAAAAGATGCTGGACGCAGACGGGATCATCCTTGCATCGCCCACGTACTTTGCCGATGTCTCTGCAGGGATGAAGGCGCTGATCGAGCGTGCGGGTTTTGTCTCACGGGCAAACGGCGATATGCTCCGGCGCAAGGTCGGCGCATCGGTAGTCGCCGTCCGCCGGGGCGGTGCGATCCATGCATTTGACACCATGAACCACTTCTTCTTCATCGCCCAGATGGTCGTGCCCGGGTCATCCTACTGGAATGTCGGGATCGGCTTGGCGCCGGGCGATGTGAAAGGGGATGACGAAGGGATCGCCACGATGAAAACTCTGGGTGCAAACATGGCGTGGGTGCTCAAAAAGTTAAACGCGTAA
- a CDS encoding UPF0179 family protein: protein MTCSPSRQPFARKTFVTVHTTHHECGVHLNGATAVEVMEAPSTALISAEMAMVNSKIKFESSCNKADCRSFELCHPDGIVEGEKYIIVDVLGNAPDICEKGRALKLVELKSV, encoded by the coding sequence ATGACGTGCTCGCCCTCAAGGCAGCCCTTTGCCAGAAAGACCTTCGTAACCGTCCACACGACACACCACGAGTGCGGCGTGCACCTGAACGGCGCAACTGCAGTCGAGGTGATGGAGGCTCCGTCTACGGCGCTGATAAGTGCCGAGATGGCGATGGTCAACTCGAAGATCAAATTCGAATCCTCCTGCAACAAGGCCGACTGCCGGAGCTTCGAGCTCTGCCACCCCGACGGGATCGTGGAAGGAGAGAAGTACATCATCGTGGACGTGCTCGGGAACGCCCCCGACATCTGCGAAAAAGGGCGGGCGCTCAAGCTGGTCGAGCTGAAGAGCGTATAA
- a CDS encoding ATP-binding protein yields MIREFVDRDEEISLLEREWRGSGGRLIILYGRRRIGKTRLIDEFIRGKPGILYIAEDAAPHIQIAQLRDRCAEYFKDPLLAELDIRTWEQIFTYLAQKHVAERTYLVIDEFTYLIKNDPSLLSTLQKVWDRSITNSEWCLLFSGSILSLMSDLALSSTSPLYGRRTRDILLAPLHFRDAGRFLRLSFPDALRVYLSIGGIPEYLLKAGDYDDCSSFFRNEFFNRYGYFYHEPYFILSQEFRELKVYQSVLHAIALGNTAPGSIAQFCGMDSRHIYPYLESMIRLMLVEKEVPILGSSRQGIYRIRDRVFDFWYRFVFPRRQEIETGHADMRLPDFNQFFGRQFEAFVQDEYAATVLAGYRTGHWWYKEDEIDLVAVNDDESSVVFGECKWGDVSRAEAKKILVRLKSKAKMVRAGNYRHRKYALFCAGTVEGKVLLRDDGYLVYDGADLEQS; encoded by the coding sequence GTGATTAGGGAATTTGTTGACAGGGATGAGGAGATCTCGCTTCTGGAGCGGGAGTGGAGGGGATCTGGAGGGCGACTCATCATCCTTTATGGCCGTAGGAGGATCGGAAAAACCCGGCTCATCGATGAATTCATCCGGGGAAAACCTGGCATCCTCTATATTGCAGAGGACGCCGCCCCCCATATCCAGATCGCCCAGCTCAGGGATCGATGCGCGGAATATTTCAAAGATCCGCTCCTTGCGGAACTTGATATCCGGACATGGGAGCAGATTTTCACGTATCTCGCGCAGAAGCATGTCGCTGAAAGGACATATCTCGTGATCGACGAGTTCACGTACCTGATCAAGAACGATCCCTCCCTGCTTTCTACGCTCCAGAAGGTGTGGGACAGGAGTATCACCAATTCGGAATGGTGCCTCCTCTTCTCTGGATCGATCCTCTCCCTCATGAGCGATCTGGCTCTTTCGTCGACATCTCCCCTCTATGGCAGGCGGACGCGGGACATTCTGCTTGCGCCACTGCATTTCCGTGATGCAGGACGGTTTCTCCGCCTGTCGTTTCCTGATGCCCTGAGAGTGTACCTGTCGATCGGTGGAATACCGGAGTACCTGCTCAAGGCCGGTGATTACGATGACTGCAGTTCCTTTTTCCGGAACGAATTTTTCAACCGGTATGGATACTTTTACCATGAACCCTACTTCATCCTCTCGCAGGAGTTCCGCGAGCTTAAGGTGTACCAGTCCGTCCTACACGCAATTGCCCTTGGCAACACAGCGCCGGGATCCATTGCCCAGTTCTGCGGGATGGACAGCCGGCACATCTATCCGTATCTCGAATCGATGATCCGGCTCATGCTGGTGGAAAAAGAAGTACCTATTCTTGGGAGTTCGCGGCAGGGAATCTACCGGATCAGGGACAGGGTCTTTGATTTCTGGTACAGGTTCGTGTTCCCGCGCCGGCAGGAGATCGAGACGGGTCATGCGGACATGCGGCTCCCTGACTTTAACCAGTTCTTTGGCCGGCAGTTCGAAGCGTTTGTCCAGGACGAGTATGCGGCCACTGTTCTTGCCGGATACCGGACCGGTCACTGGTGGTACAAGGAGGATGAGATCGATCTTGTCGCGGTGAATGATGACGAGTCATCAGTCGTCTTTGGCGAGTGCAAATGGGGGGATGTCAGCCGAGCGGAAGCAAAAAAGATCCTCGTCCGGTTGAAGTCGAAGGCAAAAATGGTGCGCGCAGGGAATTACCGGCACCGGAAGTACGCGCTGTTCTGTGCCGGGACTGTAGAGGGGAAGGTCCTGCTCAGGGACGATGGATATCTTGTGTATGACGGGGCTGATCTCGAACAGTCCTAA
- a CDS encoding UPF0179 family protein, with amino-acid sequence MAEAKTKVTLIGTVHARQGVEFIYEGEAAGCETCKVKKACHNLQKGRKYRVVTVRTTHHECSMHINGATAVEVMEAPSTALISAEMAMVNSKIKFESSCNKGDCRSYELCHPDGIVEGEKYIVADVLGNAPDICEKGRALKLVELKGS; translated from the coding sequence ATGGCAGAAGCAAAGACCAAGGTGACCCTGATAGGGACGGTGCATGCCCGGCAGGGCGTCGAGTTCATTTACGAAGGTGAGGCTGCCGGCTGCGAGACCTGCAAGGTGAAAAAAGCGTGCCACAACCTCCAGAAGGGCAGGAAGTACAGGGTCGTCACCGTCCGGACAACGCACCACGAATGCAGCATGCACATCAACGGGGCAACTGCGGTCGAGGTCATGGAGGCGCCGTCGACGGCGCTGATCAGTGCAGAGATGGCGATGGTCAATTCAAAGATCAAATTCGAATCATCCTGCAACAAGGGGGACTGCCGGAGCTATGAGCTCTGCCACCCCGACGGGATCGTGGAAGGGGAGAAGTACATCGTTGCGGATGTGCTCGGGAACGCCCCCGACATCTGCGAAAAAGGGCGGGCGCTCAAGCTCGTTGAACTGAAAGGATCGTGA
- a CDS encoding NAD(P)-dependent glycerol-1-phosphate dehydrogenase has product MSSEPIKLLKSKPFDKSRWMQLPRDVVIGHDVLAQIPDVCEDLTLGGSALLISGKSTMDLAGDRVRGLMDDDYDITTFFAETISPSVIKKGEAAAKGVDFVVGVGGGRVIDTAKIVSYNTDKQFISVPTAASHDGIASARASLPTMEGHASLEAHPPIAIVADTGIIAAAPHRLLAAGCADIISNYTAILDWDLAYRVKGEPVSEYAMALSKMTAEILVKNAHVIRPHNEESARFVIKALVSSGVSMSIAGSSRPGSGGEHKFSHALDRLAPGKALHGESCGIGTIISMYLHGGDWKGIRASLKMIGAPTTPEDVGIDDSTAVEALLMAKTIRPERFTIFDMGLTQESAEKLVRMLYEE; this is encoded by the coding sequence ATGAGCTCAGAGCCTATAAAATTACTCAAATCTAAGCCGTTTGACAAGTCCCGGTGGATGCAGCTCCCCCGTGATGTGGTGATCGGTCATGACGTGCTCGCCCAGATACCCGATGTCTGCGAGGACTTAACGCTCGGCGGCTCTGCTCTCCTCATATCCGGGAAAAGTACCATGGACCTCGCCGGGGACCGGGTGCGGGGGCTCATGGACGACGACTATGATATCACGACGTTTTTTGCAGAAACGATCAGCCCGTCGGTGATCAAAAAAGGAGAGGCTGCAGCAAAAGGCGTGGATTTTGTTGTGGGGGTCGGCGGCGGCAGGGTGATCGATACCGCAAAGATCGTCTCGTATAACACGGACAAACAGTTCATATCGGTCCCCACCGCGGCTTCGCATGACGGGATTGCATCCGCCCGTGCATCGCTTCCCACCATGGAGGGGCACGCGTCCCTTGAGGCGCACCCCCCGATTGCGATCGTGGCCGATACCGGCATCATCGCCGCCGCCCCGCACCGGCTCCTCGCAGCAGGGTGTGCCGACATCATCTCGAATTACACGGCAATCCTCGACTGGGATCTTGCATACCGGGTGAAAGGCGAGCCGGTGAGCGAGTACGCGATGGCGCTCTCGAAGATGACAGCAGAGATCCTCGTAAAAAACGCCCACGTCATCCGGCCGCACAACGAGGAGTCCGCGAGGTTTGTGATAAAGGCGCTGGTCTCAAGCGGTGTCTCGATGAGCATCGCCGGCTCCTCCCGCCCGGGGAGCGGCGGCGAGCACAAGTTCTCGCATGCCCTTGACCGGCTTGCCCCCGGAAAAGCCCTGCATGGCGAGAGCTGCGGGATCGGCACGATCATCTCGATGTACCTGCACGGCGGGGACTGGAAGGGGATCCGGGCATCGTTAAAGATGATCGGCGCCCCGACAACCCCGGAAGATGTGGGGATCGATGACAGCACGGCAGTCGAAGCGCTCCTCATGGCAAAGACCATCCGTCCGGAGCGCTTTACCATATTTGATATGGGACTGACACAGGAGTCCGCGGAAAAGCTGGTCCGGATGCTCTATGAGGAGTGA
- a CDS encoding DUF63 family protein yields MISEFIYKYYIDPIRYGQPYNVVDTLTYAFILVLGIYIFYRWLMSSRYLNRIRLTVDTEFILATLPYVVLGGVLRVVQDTGMIKGDFQFLLVTPLIYFVLFFFTLGMIFLSRYLQAQGFVKNFLSFYASAGSMAAFIVVLTLTAYGMNVTQIDLFVLFVIPLMAVTATAVLWAFMRYALAWKYVSHPLYITLIFGHMLDASATSYGIDLHPALQYIEQHVVGSNLIEWTGTAFVMFPLKLIVLFPAIYVLELYRKEADEDFWHLVVLAMIIVGLAPGIRDMTRMVLYV; encoded by the coding sequence ATGATTAGTGAGTTCATCTACAAATACTACATCGATCCCATAAGGTACGGCCAGCCCTATAACGTTGTTGACACGCTCACCTACGCATTCATCCTCGTTCTCGGCATTTACATCTTTTACCGGTGGCTGATGAGTTCCCGGTACTTAAACCGGATCCGGCTCACGGTGGATACGGAGTTCATCCTCGCCACGCTCCCCTATGTAGTGCTGGGCGGGGTGTTGCGGGTCGTCCAGGATACGGGGATGATCAAGGGTGACTTCCAGTTCCTGCTGGTCACGCCGCTCATCTATTTTGTCCTCTTTTTCTTCACGCTTGGCATGATCTTTTTGTCGCGGTACCTCCAGGCACAGGGTTTTGTCAAGAACTTCCTCTCGTTTTACGCGTCTGCCGGCAGCATGGCTGCATTTATCGTGGTGCTCACCCTCACGGCTTACGGGATGAACGTGACACAGATCGACCTCTTTGTCCTGTTTGTCATCCCCCTCATGGCAGTGACGGCGACCGCTGTCCTCTGGGCATTCATGAGGTACGCGCTTGCATGGAAATACGTCAGCCACCCGCTCTACATCACCCTCATCTTCGGGCATATGCTGGACGCGAGCGCGACCAGCTACGGTATCGACCTTCACCCCGCACTCCAATACATTGAACAGCATGTGGTGGGTTCGAACCTCATCGAGTGGACGGGCACGGCGTTTGTCATGTTCCCGTTAAAACTGATCGTGCTCTTCCCCGCGATTTACGTCCTCGAGCTGTACCGCAAAGAGGCGGATGAGGACTTCTGGCACCTTGTCGTGCTCGCCATGATCATCGTCGGGCTTGCACCCGGCATCCGGGACATGACGCGGATGGTGCTCTATGTCTGA
- a CDS encoding stage II sporulation protein M translates to MSEPGLGRAVVIIFLLFFTTILIGWVGTAQNPEIGEEFMHMFQKDVAKQVMGGSDAEIGGKIFLNNIEACILLFLGGASFGIFTILIMSLNGIVIGAIMEIVHEQHSSAFVAAAILPHGIFEIPGFILAGALGILLSQSLVNEYYGSGDAAAETERLTRNFMLMVLPLIAVAAVVEAFITPQVIQLVV, encoded by the coding sequence ATGTCTGAACCGGGCCTTGGCAGGGCGGTCGTCATCATATTTTTGCTCTTTTTTACTACCATCCTCATAGGCTGGGTGGGAACTGCCCAGAACCCTGAGATTGGCGAGGAGTTCATGCACATGTTCCAGAAAGATGTCGCAAAGCAGGTGATGGGGGGCAGTGACGCTGAGATCGGGGGCAAGATCTTCCTCAATAACATCGAAGCCTGCATCCTGCTCTTTTTGGGAGGTGCGTCCTTTGGGATATTTACCATCCTCATCATGAGCTTAAACGGCATCGTTATCGGCGCCATCATGGAGATCGTCCACGAACAGCACAGTTCTGCCTTTGTCGCGGCAGCAATCCTCCCGCACGGAATCTTCGAGATCCCCGGTTTTATCCTTGCCGGCGCTCTGGGGATTTTGCTCTCCCAGTCTCTTGTCAATGAGTATTACGGATCGGGCGATGCAGCGGCCGAAACAGAGCGGCTCACACGGAATTTTATGCTCATGGTCCTCCCGCTGATCGCGGTTGCGGCGGTTGTCGAGGCTTTTATTACGCCGCAGGTCATACAATTGGTGGTTTAA
- the proS gene encoding proline--tRNA ligase, whose amino-acid sequence MDEDKGALPPKHQFSEWYNDILWRAEIMDVRYPVKGLYVWYPYGFALRKHVYQRLRDLLDREHSEALFPLLIPEQEFMKEAEHIKGFEDEVYWVTHGGTSPLEVKLALRPTSETAIYPMYALWVRSHADLPLRIYQVVNTFRYETKQTRPLIRLREITSFMESHTVHATWDEAEAQVESEIVLTREFYESMCIPVIISKRPDWDKFPGADYTIAVDTVMPNGRTLQIGTVHHLGTHFSKTFAINYEDKNGEQQLANQTCYGISERCIAALIGVHGDDKGLILPPAVAAVQVVIVPILIGKRHDDVLASAQKLEEELKSAGFRTKIDIRDMRPGAKYYWWELRGVPLRLELGPRDIDAGKVMAVTRLGGKTSLDRAGIAGGTRKVLAEISQAMKAKAEEHVKNSLCTAGTVDALTAALNDSRVAVVPWCGDHGCGDAIEEKSSSSILGTEARSPYVPDAGGACVICGKPGKATLVGRTY is encoded by the coding sequence ATGGACGAGGATAAGGGCGCACTGCCGCCAAAACACCAGTTTTCCGAATGGTATAACGATATTTTATGGCGTGCGGAGATCATGGACGTCCGCTACCCGGTCAAGGGGCTCTACGTCTGGTACCCGTACGGGTTTGCACTCCGGAAGCACGTGTACCAGCGCCTGCGTGACCTCCTCGACCGCGAACATTCGGAGGCACTCTTTCCCCTGCTCATCCCCGAGCAGGAGTTCATGAAGGAAGCCGAGCACATCAAGGGCTTTGAGGACGAGGTGTACTGGGTCACGCACGGGGGGACGAGCCCGCTTGAAGTGAAACTCGCACTGCGCCCGACGAGCGAGACGGCGATTTACCCGATGTACGCACTCTGGGTGCGTTCGCATGCGGATTTACCGCTGCGGATCTACCAGGTCGTCAACACGTTCCGGTACGAGACCAAGCAGACCCGGCCGCTTATCCGCCTGCGCGAGATCACCTCGTTCATGGAGTCGCACACGGTGCACGCGACATGGGACGAGGCAGAGGCACAGGTGGAGAGCGAGATTGTACTGACCCGGGAGTTCTACGAGTCCATGTGCATCCCCGTCATCATCTCGAAGCGTCCCGACTGGGACAAGTTCCCCGGCGCGGATTACACGATTGCCGTGGACACGGTCATGCCCAACGGCAGGACCCTCCAGATTGGCACCGTCCACCACCTCGGCACCCATTTCTCAAAGACGTTTGCCATCAACTACGAGGACAAAAACGGGGAGCAGCAGCTGGCAAACCAGACCTGCTACGGCATCTCGGAGCGGTGCATTGCTGCATTAATCGGCGTCCACGGCGACGACAAGGGGCTTATCCTCCCCCCTGCGGTTGCAGCGGTCCAGGTCGTGATCGTGCCGATCTTGATCGGGAAACGGCATGACGACGTGCTCGCGTCGGCACAGAAACTCGAGGAGGAACTCAAAAGCGCCGGGTTCCGGACAAAGATAGATATCCGGGACATGCGGCCCGGCGCGAAATACTACTGGTGGGAGCTCCGGGGCGTGCCGCTCCGGCTCGAACTGGGGCCAAGAGATATCGACGCCGGCAAGGTGATGGCGGTGACCCGGCTTGGCGGGAAGACGTCGCTCGACCGCGCCGGCATCGCCGGTGGCACAAGGAAAGTCCTTGCCGAAATCTCGCAGGCGATGAAAGCAAAAGCCGAAGAGCATGTGAAGAACAGCCTCTGCACGGCTGGCACGGTCGATGCCCTGACCGCAGCGCTCAACGACAGCAGGGTCGCGGTCGTCCCGTGGTGCGGCGACCATGGGTGCGGGGACGCGATCGAGGAGAAGTCGAGCTCAAGCATCCTCGGAACGGAAGCCCGGTCGCCCTATGTTCCGGATGCCGGCGGGGCGTGCGTCATCTGCGGGAAACCGGGGAAGGCCACGCTCGTGGGAAGGACGTATTGA